CTGCGAACACATTTCCAGTCACCAACTGATTTTTTGAACAagatgtccgaaaaatcgggccgTCGCAAAAGAACGAACTGCGACGGTAAAATTGATTTCGTTGTTTCTATAGCGCCAGCTCAGCTGAAAAGGCTGTTTTCAGCCTTTTGCTTCAACGTTGCGCTCCATTAAAAACAAAACTTGCTTGGAATTTGAGGATGGCTGAACTCGGGGGTGCGTTTTCGCCTTTACACGCATCGCGCAGCTCGACGTGCCCGTGGCGGTACGTCGTTACATAAAGTTCACATACCGCGCGCGCACGGGGTCCTGACTCCGCGTCAGGGTGTGCTGCTAAAAATCACTTAGGAACTTTGGCTTTATGTCCAAATAAGGAGGGCGAGGGCAGGGGCGGGCCAGCTTACGGCGTTCTCTTCAGTTAAGCATACACGAACTTGGTATATGCGTTAGCGGTATACAGTCGTTGCCTGATGGCCCGCGGACTAAAACCCCGCTTCACGCACATGATCGTAAGTTTAGCCTGTGCACGTGATCACTTCTCCCGACCACCGATGCGGCAACGACGCGCCACTCGCCACACCCGCTGGCTAGGCCTAACGAGCGCCGTTGCATCGGAGTCTGTGTCCAAAGTTGTAGTTAGAGACCGAGTGCGGGATGCAGTCAGATGCATATGCGAAGGGGTGGGGAGATGGGATGGGGGACACACCGGGTAtcacctaaagccccttaaacttcgtaaagtagcgacactctcctcctccgccttcactcctcctcgtttctcctctctttcacgccccctcctcgaccgtggcgccgcctacactgctcgagcgtagcagcggcgccaacatgcgctcctcgccactccgtagacgcttctcgagcaaaaatggcgctgaagcacggcgcgagggcccacgtgatgctattaggccaatagcgacgcggcttcggccagagcgcgcgaaaaggaggcggcattcttcaaatcgtggcgctactttacgaactttaaggggctttagtatcaCCCCTCTCACCCGCCCCCCCCCCATTTGAATTTTTTTGTGTGCCGGATGCCAGCGCGCTGCGTTGCTCAACGCGAATCATGCACGGTTGAATGAATGCAATGCGAATGGCGATGTTGCTGTTCGTGCTTGCGGCGCAGGAGCTAGCGATACGCTCGTCGGCAGGGGTCAACAAACTTCGCGCTCGGCACGATCAATCCGAAGATGGTTCACACCGCTGAGGCCATGGAAGTGCTTGCGCGGGGTCGCATCATCGAGGTCTCCTTCGACGAGTATGTCGGCACCGTCAACGGACTCTTCAACGTCCTCGAGATAGTAAGCCCGGCGGTATCCTGTTCTTATGTAAgggtcagcaaaaaaaaaacgaccgtaTTTTTACGGACGGTAGTCTGGAAAAGGTGCTTGCGCAATGCAGCACTCTCTCTATACTTTTTCCAGACCGCTACACATCGGCCACCAAAACGAGCAGCAGCATTGGAGGCAACCGAACATTTTGCGTCATGATGTTACAATGCTGTAGAAGAGCTATTACATTAAATTATTTAGGGGCGTTTTGAGACTTTCCAGTGTTTGCTCTTGGGTTTAGAGGTGTAGGACCTTCATATAACgcaaaaacaaatagaagaaaaCAAACTGACAAGTCTGAAATACACTGTCATTACTCCTTTATACTGCGTTTGTTATTACGCTTCTGCGGTAGCAGAACGGCCACGTTTAGAAGAGCTATGGTTGGAAAGCCAGAAACGACGCTAAAACAAAAGACGATTGAGGCCGGCGCTTGTGGCACACTTGTacgtagctgaaaaaaaaagaagaaaaaaatgccggtagaactcatctcacgatgaataTAGCGAcgataatgcgattagcattgaagcaatgtagcgagaCTCACCGTATCACCCAATCATTCACTTCCGTGTAGCCGACTTCTTCAAGCTCTCTGTTGCCGACATCTTGATCCTTTCTCTGTCGCTCAATGCCCCTCGCTCGATGCTCGTTCCGGTCTCAATTTGTTCACTTCACGTTCGGCTGCTTTGAATGAGGTTTTTTAATGAGGTTTTATTAATAATGGACAAGATATAGTACAAGGCAATAATATAAGGAGGAGGTCCCGAGGTCAAAGActgtaatgggacctcctgtacagCGTATAAGTAAATATATAAACAACAACAGTTGCAACAAATAGTGTAAAATATTCAAAAGATAACAAACTTAGTATTGTCTTAGGTTTGGCAGTACTAAACAAATCAGCTGCAGACATAAGCAGACaggtcctgtctgcttctagtctctgtctatgtcacttcgcgctacaattcaagatgaaataagggccgtccagagacccatgatgtcgctgaagggCTTGGCCTGACGGTGCCAACAGGGAAGCCTTGGTTTAAAAAGTCGAGCCTCCGAACCTAATTTCAATAAAGGTTTTCAAtaaaggacacacacacacacagtcacacactcacacacaaacacacacacgcgcacacgcacacacacgcgcacacacgcgcacacacacgcacacacacgcacacacacgcgcacacacgcgcacacacacacacacacacgcacacacacacacacacacacacacacatgtgcacacgcacgcacgcacacgcgcacacgtacacacacacacacacgcgcgcgcgcgcgcgcactatTTTGATAATTCACAGGAACTTATGCAGACATTGGTTGACAGACATTGCTATTACTGTTTTTGTTTGCTCGCGACTGCGCAGGTCGGTGGCTTCGCGCTGTACATGATGATGGACAAGCCCGAAGGTCGCGTTCAGAGCTTATTGAAAGGCACGGCGTACACCTTCTTCTTCAACGGCTTCATCATGGTCTTCACCAGCATCCTGAGCTTCACATCTTCCCATCTCCTGCCTGCGATCTTCTACGTGAGTTTCCGCGTCGTTCACTCCACTATACATAGCCGCGACCGCCTGTGCGCTAAAGGAGAAGCTACTTCCCGGATGCTTGCGAATCCGAGTGACTCGCACCTCAAAGGCACCGACGCTGTGTTCAAGAGAGCCTCTCTTGGAAAGTGTTGGATTCTGGTTtgccgcacccccccccccccctcccccgcttgCGTGAAAACTGTACGCAAGACTTCCACCGGCCGCTTCGCTACATCCGGTGGGATTCCTTAGCTGTGACGAAGGACCCCGTTGTATACTAACGTTTTTGAAACGCTTCGCTATACATAAATGTTTGGCATTTCTATCGTCTTCGCGGTATAACATGCTCCTGAAGGAAGGGAAACAGAGACAGTAAATTGGATGGAAAGGATGGAGATTTACAAAAAACACTGCAGATTTACAAAAAAACCACGGAGATTTACGAAAACGGCATGAAAGAAATCAGGACGGAAAGGCTGTATGGTAACGCAAAGAACGCGGTTCCTTGCTAGTTGAGGCCCGAGCTAACGGCCTGAGGACAAAATACATACCGGAGCAAACTTGTGCCACAGGAGGCGGCACGTttgtgatgcaaaaaaaaaagaaagcccaaaGGCTGCTCGGCACATCCTAATAGAATGTCAAGATATATTCACCTAGCCATACCTTGCAGATGCGTTAGGATTCAAAGGAGAAGGAAGGATTagctggtcagcagtcgagattaGTAAGGGACGATTAGAGTATCGGTGGGAAAAAAAAGGGAAGCAtggaagagattgatagaaccgGAGTCGCTGCAAGCGTAGGTAATGGTACTACGCAGTTATAAAGGTTTCAAACACGAAAGTTGAGATCGATATCAGATAGGCAAAGGATAGATAATggtaaatacagtaaaacctgaCTAAATCAAGCAGGATAGGGGACTATTTGCCCCCACCCCGTTTCAAACAGGATGccaagaatcatcatcatcatcaccatcatcatcatcatcacttacGTTTCAAGCCACCCTGCCGGTATTCCGTAAGAGGCAATACGTTTTACTGAGCGGCTAAATACCCTTATTTCACAATCTCCGTGCATTGCCGCGAATGCTAGGGTTCGTGTCAGCGAATCAGTAACGAGAGCCGACTGTGCCTTCTGCGAAATACCCCGTCTCACAAGCTCCATGGGTCCGTGTCAGCCAATCAGTAACGAGAGCCGACTGTGCCTTCTGCGATATACCCCGTCTCACAAGCTCCATGGGTCCGTGTCAGCCAATCAGTAACGAGAGCCGACTGTGCCTTCTGCGAAATACCCCGTCTCACAAGCTCCGTGGGTCCGTGTCAGCCAATCAGTAACGACAGCCGACTGTGCCTTCTGCGATATACCCCGTCTCACAAGATCCATGGGTCCGTGTCAGCCAATCAGTAACGAGAGCCGACTGTGCCTTCTGCGATATACCCCGTCTCACAAGCTCCATGGGTCCGTGTCAGCCAATCAGTAACGACAGCCGACTGTGCCTTCTGCGAAATACCCCGTCTCACAAGCTCCGTGGGTCCATGTCAGCCAATCAGTAACGAGAGCCGACTGTACCTTCTGCGATATACCCCGTTTTACAAGCTCCGTGGGTCCATGTCCGCCAATCAGTAACGAGAGCCGACTGTGCCTTCTGCGATATACCCCGTCTCACAAGAAGCTCCGTGGGTCCGTGTCAGCCAATCAGTAACGAGAGCCGACTGTGCCTTCTGCGATATACCCCGTCTCACAAGCTCCATGGGTCCGTGTCAGCCAATCAGTAACGACAGCCGACTGTGCCTTCTGCGATATACCCCGTTTTACAAGCTCCGTGGGTCCGTGTCCGCCAATCAGTAACGAGAGCCGACTGTGCCTTCTGCGATATACCCCGTTTTACAAGCTCCGTGGGTCCGTGTCCGCCAATCAGTAACGAGAGCCGACTGTGCCTTCTGCGATATACCCCGTCTCACAAGCTCCGTGGGTCGGTGTCAGCCAATCAGTAGCGAGAGCCGACTGTGCCTTCTGCGAAATACCCCGTCTCACAAGCTCCGTGGGTCCGTGTCAGCCAATCAGTAACGAGAGCCGACTGTGCCTTCTGCGAAAGGGTGGAGGGCTCGCTCTATGTGTGCTGCTAATGCTTCGGACGAGCTTGCATTCAGTCGGTGTTCCATGGAGGGCGATGTCAGGCCGACAGTGGAGGAGGCTTTCTTGTGGTTCTCAATTCTGGTCGGCCGACACGACTCATAACTTTCGCTGCGCTGCACGGAATTGGCGAGGTGGTTAGGGAACACCGGAATACCGACATGTAGGCGGCTTCAGGAGCGCTGGTAACATCTTGTGACGGTTCGTTTCTAGAACAAACCGTCAGAAACGTTATTGTGTATAGCATTCTTTTCtctctgaagaaaaaaagaacaaagaaaaagaaagccgtgaTACATGGAGGAGCAGCAACTAAACTGCGCATAGTCTCTCACTGGAGTAACATTTTGAACCACTCTAGTTGACCTCAACGTGGCAGGATGGCGCTACCAGCACTTCAGTGTTCTCCAGGTATCTGtataggaaaaacattgattcacagtggaggaaaacaactaggaagcttaccagcaagtatgcggcctttAGGGagtgcaacacagcaacaaagaaggtcaagcggaaagtcagagaggctgaaataatctcatgggtagcggcaatggaaaagaaacccgcCACAAGTAACTACttgagatgaaaaaaagaaatcaggaaagaaacaatttatgataactcaaagggaagctcattacttttcgaagcgacatcGGGATGCTTTAGAACCCgcatctataaagcgagatataagaaggaaaaagaagtatgtgcttgctgcggtaaagctagggaaacgatggagtatgcttcattagaatctgaagacgtctgcccagcggtcgatttaggcattactggcctccttgaagcccttgggtttagcgagagcagtggaaaagtaaacatgtccgcaatgggcattagtaagaggcgattggaggattggtggaagaaaagcggggaaacgacaaaaaacggagatgtacaaaagcacagttcgcaataggggatcagaaaatttgggtgtgggagttcatagtgtgtgtgtgtgctttttttattgtttaacctaggtaggacattagggagtataatagcaagagcttggtggcgcgactcaccgccccgtttcaaaggggacgctcacagcatccatccgtccatccattgTCGTCTGCGCGTTTGCTTTTTGGTAAccttcagtatgtttacatagtGAATGGCGAAATCTCTCTAAACCCACACAGACTGCCCTGCAAATTGCACAAAAAAAAGCCTGTATTCTGTTTGTTCGCAGTACGTGCTGTTCCAGGCAACAGGCAGCATCCTGTATATATTCTGCAGCATCTTAATCGTTCGTGCGAACAAAGAAGTCGGCATGCCGGCGGTGAGTGCAGCACACGCCAATATGGCCCAAATCTGCCAGCGTCAGCGCTGTACGCAATACAgtgtttctttattttaattattacttGGAGCATCAAACAACATCACTACATTGTCTACTCGAATTATGTCCCTTTAGATAAGTTATACCTGCCCAGGTGGACACTATTCACAAGAAACACCAAATACCAAAGAAATACCATTCACTAGTTGAGCTAATCGTGCCAGGTATTACGTTCACAAATACAAACTTTACGGTATAATCTTTGTATCTGACAGGTAAAGGCAACCGTGATTAAATTGCAGTTACGCTATTCCACCTCTAAAGAAAATGGTCATGCAAATAGAAATAACTGCAGTCAAGTTACGCGTCGTTCAATTCACCGCGCCGCGCAGGCGCGAGTGCGAAGTGCTGCAGTTGCGGGTGCAACTTCTGCCCGTCACCGCGGGGAGACGCATACAGCGCATGCGCCGTAGGCTTGACGTGTCACGGTTAACGCATCACGcgaagctaaaaaaagaaaaagcacctgGATAGCTTGAAGCTGCTAACGCATATACGCGAATGGAATTCGCGGCGAAGCGAAAAACTCGCCTCACCGGAAATCCGAATCGTCTGCCTCGCAGGGCCTCGAGCAGACGACCATATACTGATCCTTGGAGCATGCGTATAGCGGGAACAGGAGCAGGACTTGAACAGCTCGTATAGGAACGCACAGACAAGGTGCCGTGCGCGTCTGTGAATTCGCATTGTATTCCAAGCTGGCGTACCAGCAAGCCCGCATTGCAACGCTAGCTGTAACCAGAGTCCTTCGTTGCTTATGTATTGAATGCGTGAAGGTACTCTGCTATTACCTACTAATACAAAGGAAGACTTACCATTATCACATGGTCGACAAACGATTCCGGCGCAGCAACTCCTCCTTGCTACAACATTTTTTTATGAACGTCCGTGCGCTATCGCCTTTCACAATAGGTGAAGATGTTCTAACGCTGAACTTCAAAATAATTTTCCTCTTAAACGATTACGTCCATCCGACGCATTGTGGAAATTGGCCTGTAAGTGAGGCTCACTCGCGTTCCTTCTGCCGCTGTGGTCGACCGAGCGCCGGTGAATTTCGCCACCCCCGATTCCCGAGCTCGTCGAGGAAGGAAAGAAGCTGTgacgcgtagcatgacgtcacgcaaCCGCTGCTTTCCCAAGCCAAAAGTGCTCATTCTGGACGTGAcgagcatacgtcatggcgccGAAGGATAACTGTTTGCTTTTGATGGTAACGTGATGCAGTACTGAGGTGTTTATTTTGTTAGGCGAAATGTGCAGCAGCGAACCCTAAGGCTCTTGAACTAGTAACACAGTTTCCTtcctcagtaaaaaaaaagaaaaaagaaagaaatgaaggtgCTAGATTTGCTAGAAAGAATATTACGTCAAAAACATTTCTCCTGCTCTTGTCTGTTGCGTACAAACCATCCTCTAATATACAGGGTGTTACACCTAATTTTATCCAGCGTTTAAACAtaagcgaatgccacgtagctggacagagccaagaTAACATCGTTTGCCGGCGcctggagatactcaaattactgGTTTTTTTCCATTCTacctaattacacaattagtcctaattagttaattaacttaattaattaattaattaattaattaattaattaattaattaatggggttttacgtgccaaaaccactttctgattatgaggaacgccgtagtggactcgggaaatttcgaccacctgaggatctttaacgtgcccctaaatctaagcacacgggtgttttcgcatttcgttcccatcgaaatgcggccgccatggccgggattatTATATTATAACTATAATATTATAGATATAATATTATAACTGgctgaaaagtgtcaacgagaaaattgtagagcgacatgaaaaattcccgatgcagctttctgttgcccaatacgtgctacataaagaataaaggtgtttttccgagcgcgaaagaagcccgcgaatacaggcaaagcgcttcgagcggccagtcgtaGAATAAAACCACAAAATAAGAACCAAAGGCccgtcgcgcggcaattttgcatgtatCCGTGAGCTTCTTTCACGgtcggaaaaacacctttatgtagcacgtattgagcaaaagaaagctgtatcgggagtttttcatgtcgctctacaatgttGTCGTTAACACTTTTCAGCCAATTATAACATTGGAGAAGTTAATTAACTGATTATGACCAATTATATAATTAGGTGAAACGGAAAAAAAGCAATTTCAGCATCTCCAAGggacggcaaacaagattaccttggttccgtccagctacgcggtggcatttgcatattcttaaactctggctaaagttagctgggacaccctgtagataTTTACAGATACGCTGAGGTACCGACCGACTGACCCATCACCCAGCAGCCATGCGGCGagcgcagaaaaaaataaaaaaaataaaaaaaataaaggttcgCTTTTAAATGCGAGAATTCTTTCACTCGTACCGAGCTTCGGGCCTACGATACAGGAGCTCGGGTTGTCGAAATTATATTTCCAAAACACGGCGGCCATTGCGTGTTTCCAGCTCCAACAATCCATTCGTCCGGCGCATGAATTCCTTTTTTGTTGTAATGGTTGACGGGTGGAGGCAACGCCCCTCCCGTAGTGAACGAGACAGTCATTCCAGCTGAAGAAAGCCGggtttattcacgctcggaaatataaagaaaaggtaaggggagagggaaggtgtgacagaaagagtgcgcacatgcgcactgaaggaaatagcttgcttgtcatgttcatgggttaccgcagtttttgttttgcattttctCTCTGCCTTCACGCACTCCAGATGGTGGGCCTGACGACGGGAGCCCTTCACGCCTTTCACTGCGCGTACTCGACGTACAAGATCTACTACGAGAACAAGTGACGACGAAGCGCCGGACCGCTGCTGCACCGAACTGAGCCCCGTATATAGCCTTCGCGCCTTCTCCATTTCGTGTGCAATCGCGGATTAAATTTTTGCAGCGCGCTGCGCGCCTGTGTTCGATTTCCGGTCCAGGCGCACCCGCATTTCAATACGGGCGGAATGCAAGAGACGTTTTGTTGTGTATATATGTACTTCCCTATGCAGAATTAAGGGATGGCCAGGCTACGGAGGCAACCCGAAGTCGAGACAGTGCACTTATTGATTCGTGTTATTTCCTCGTGATACTATCGTGTAGTCGTTATTCTTTACCTGTTTAGCGttaaaagcagccgattcgaaGAAGTTTGAggaatttattctttctttccaaGTGCAAAAGAAAGTGAAGCTAAAGGCATATATCCTGACAAGGGCTCTTGCTCCAGACAGCATTCCAAGCGGAGAAAGCGCACATACAAGAAATGACGTCATGCAatccacaatatatatatatatatatatatatatatatatatatatatatatatatatatatatatatatatatatatatatatatatatatatatatatacaaattaTGCAATTTTCTACAAACTACAGCAATGTAAATAAAGAGAGTACTAGTTAGTTTCGCTGAAGTTTACAAATATACGGAAATATTCACGTACACAGCGTACGTGCACTCTTACATACCTAAACAAACACTGAGAACAATAATTCTCGAACAACATAACGCACGCAATTATTTTAAGcagttttatatattttttttcacatgTAACGCATCCACGCATACACTTGAAGTATTCGAAATGCGAGCAAAAGAATAGAAGTAAAATTTTCACTTGTACATTGGGTGTGCGTCCGCCTCCTTGGTCCCACAAGTTTAGGCCACTTGCAAGCACATTCTCCGAGTCAGTGCGGCTCCCGCTCGGGCATTGCATGCACTTGCGCgcatccaatcaatcaatcaatcaatcaatcaatcaatcaatcaatcaatcaatcaattaatcaatcaatcaatcaatttatttcAGTATCAAAGAAACTTGGTGTATAGGTAACGAAAAGGACTACCCGTCAACCTTGCACGTTTTCCCGAAGGCTCACCAAGGTAATGTTTCTTGCCGTCGTTACTATAGATGTAGAAAAATGTGGCAAGGTGCAGGGTTCGTTGGAGATCCCAAGCACTTTACTCAGATAAggattaaaaaaatggctgtggcttagctaaggttaagcccaggatgcgaagcatactagcctttattttaacgcgacagcgttaaggagctcgtgtcgcagaaaagccggtgtcgtcggcgtcggctcaggcgtgcggcgcttgctcaggcgcacatttcgttgtcgcgccgaacgctgcgttgctcgccgctcaccgcgtccgatgcggggcgcgtagtgttaagaatggcgagctgcgaaacaagattgccacacagttacgacagggcgacacgacgcgcacctctccctctccgtcgctgcagctgggaggcgttcgaagaagcggcctttgcgctggaatccgccgccttccacccgccccttcgacattgtgacggaactagttcggtgcgtgaacaatgattccggagttccccaacgcggagctgatttgacacgcatggacaagctgccgcgggaacgacgtatttttgtgcttctcacgcttcggcgtggcacggaacaacgagcgaccctcgatcggcaccgatagttcccggaacggcaccccgccaacgccgtcgtcgggcatcagagcgcggttgcctttgtgtacgtaaactgatctgcagagcagcggcgagttggtgatgagtaaacgaacagtcgccgcgtcgtatgaccggcggatcgagtgtataaaaactgtggttgtgcgaatgctgaggacacttctcttgagcagtcatgttagactgattcacttctctcatgcagtcatgttggactgatactctttttctcaagcagtcatgttagactgatttaatttctgtaaataaacccttttcctcgttctcgatgagaaacagttcttcacttcatcaacgatctcagcgtaaataagttggacgacggcatgggccagctaccttcgaattcatgccgcactccaatcttggcaaaggaccacggacgatgggattgagcccccaatcctgacagtagtcgctgcgccgtagcaaagccacctagaaacagtctctgtagcacgccgcaaccttcgcttctcattccaacgggcagctct
This portion of the Dermacentor albipictus isolate Rhodes 1998 colony unplaced genomic scaffold, USDA_Dalb.pri_finalv2 scaffold_29, whole genome shotgun sequence genome encodes:
- the LOC139052698 gene encoding uncharacterized protein, which gives rise to MVHTAEAMEVLARGRIIEVSFDEYVGTVNGLFNVLEIVGGFALYMMMDKPEGRVQSLLKGTAYTFFFNGFIMVFTSILSFTSSHLLPAIFYYVLFQATGSILYIFCSILIVRANKEVGMPAMVGLTTGALHAFHCAYSTYKIYYENK